In Nostoc piscinale CENA21, the genomic stretch ACCATGACTAAAAAGGCTACAGTTGTCACAATTACCAGCATAAGGGCTGTCAGGTGGTCAATTGTGTAGCCCATTCTCAGGTGAAAATTCCCTGCTGCTGCCCATTCCAAAGTCCGCAGATAAGTCGGATGCCCTTGAATTTGACTCCACAGCAAGGCAAACGACAAGCCCATCGCTGCTCCCATCAAGGAGATAATCAACACAGCGTTGAGTTGCCGCAGGCGGTTCGTCACCTGATTGATCGAAATTAATCCCAAACCGACCAGCATTGCCCCCAGAAGAGGTAACACCGGAATCAGCCAGGCATATTCATAGATTGCTTCCATCACTGACGCATAATTTGAGAATTCTTGACTAGCTTAGGACAGTTTTGCGGTGACTGTCTTCCGCAGGCAACTGTCCTGGTCGGAACTGTTAATAATTGTGACACACACCCCTGATGATAAAATACCCCACCCAAGGGTGATTGGGCGGGGTAATTAAGCATGGTTTTAGATTTGGATGGAGTCAATAGCATCTTTCACTCAATGATCATCAACTATTGACTATTGACAAATGACTCATATTATGCAGTGCGACATTCTAAATCTGCTGTTTGGGAGTGGTTGTATGTTTTAGAACGATTGGTATAGGTGAGCTTGATTTCTTCTAGAGCCAGACGTAAATCGTCTCTACCACGAAAACCTTCTAGGCGATGTCGGATAATGCCGTTTTCTACTAAAAGTAAAGTGGGTAGTGACTTGAGACGATAAGTGTTGGATAATTTGAAGTTTTCATCTGCATTCACTCCCACCAATTTAATTTGCTCCCCGCATTGAGATTTAAATTGCAACAACAAAGGGTGGATGATACGGCATAAGCCGCACCAAGGTGCTTCAAAATTAACTAAAACAGGTACTGGAGATTCTAAAACTTCTTGAGTAAATGTCCGCTCACTAACCGACAACACCATGATGCCTCGAAAATTATAGGGTTTTAATATCAAACTAGCTATCAGCAGGAAGAATTGGCAACTTAGTCAGCACCTATCTATGAATCAGCATTCAGGATTAAAGATGATTAAAAAATTAATGCCGCTTTGATTTTAACTCTGATAAAAAAACCAGCACGACTTTCATGGTGGCTTTTAGATTTTTTTTAACTCCTGATTGCCTCTGTCATCGAGGGTGTTGAGAAGACTGTGCCATGAAAATTTCAACCAAGATATTTGACCAGCGACTTACCACTATTATGAAGATCAAACTGGTTAAGCTTACCCCCACTGACAACTATTTGATTTGATCCTACATTGATTTGGCAGCAATTGATAAGCCGAAATTGGCATTTGTGCAATTTTTTGTTGATAGTTGGGATCAGTAAAAATCACCATTTTATTTTACTAGTTGCGACGATCAACAGTGGATGTAACCACCACAGTAGAGCAACAAAGATTGCTACTCCTAAATAAGCAGGGCGGAGAAATTCTTGCCATTTCAGAGACTGACGACCATCAATAACAGCTTGGAAAGGGATAATGGACGTTCTTTGTTTAACAAGTTCAAAAGCTTCGCCGTAGCGTTGGGATAAGCGGCGATCGCCATGCCAAACTCCAAATAAGTGATGTAAGACTAGACCCACAGATGTGACCAAAGTAAAGCTTGTCCCTAACCACAGCGTATGGGCGACACACCAAATAATTTGTCCTACCATCTGGGGATGACGGGTAATACGGATAATCCCAGTTTCATACAGATGAACTTGGGGCTTTTGAATAGCAGCAATTTCTAGTAGATTGAAGGTGGCAGGATACAAAAACACAAACGAAATTGCTGACAACACCCAAACTACAGCTTGTATTCCTGGGACTCCTTGTACCTGCCAGAGTTGCCAGCCGTCATAACGATGGTTAAAAAAGTAAGTAATTAGGATGACCGCCAACGGTAAACTAACTAATGCAAACAAAATGCGATAAAGCCTTGCTCCTATGTGCTTCTCAGCCAATGGACGTAGAGCAGCCCCGCCACTGTGGGCGATCGCAAAAGCAAATTGTAACCCCAACATGACAAAATGACTGGGAGTAAACAAAGGATTAGGCATCGTAGACATGGGTGAAGTTATTTAAACAAAAGTTAATACAGTACAACCAATAACACAAAGTATTCAACAGGGGACTTGCGCGAAGATGCAGTGGTACTGTTTTTTTTCGAGTCAAGTCTTCCGGTTTAAAGATGCAATAAATCATTTCTCACTTTTTGGTGATCAAAACCGATGTATTGCCAAAGCTGCTCCTTTCAAAGTTTGTGGGTTGAACCTTATGTCTGACCTTCCTTTCACTTTAGATCAGTTACGTATCCTGAAAGCGATCGCACAAGAAGGGAGCTTCAAGCGTGCCGCTGATAGTCTTTATGTCTCCCAACCTGCCGTGAGTTTGCAAGTGCAGAACCTGGAACGGCAACTAGATGTCCCTTTATTTGACCGTGGCGGCCGTCGCGCCCAATTAACCGAAGCTGGACATCTACTGTTAAGTTACGGCGAAAAAATCCTCAGTCTGTGCCAAGAAACCTGTCGTGCTATTGAGGATTTGCAAAATCTCCAAGGTGGTACTTTAATTGTCGGTGCATCTCAAACCACCGGGACTTATTTATTACCCCGGATGATTGGGATGTTTCGCCAAAAATATCCCGATGTGGCAGTGCAACTGCACGTTCACTCGACGCGTCGGACTGCTTGGAGTGTCGCCAACGGCCAAGTTGATTTAGCCATCATCGGTGGGGAAATTCCTGGTGAATTAGCCGAATCTTTAGAAATTATTCCTTACGCTGAAGATGAGTTAGCCCTGATTCTGCCAGTATTCCATCCCTTTGCTAAACTGGAAACAATTCAAAAAGACGACTTATATAAATTACAATTCATCGCTTTAGATTCCCAATCCACTATTCGCAAAGTCATCGATCAAGTACTAGCACGCTGCGAAATTGATACCAGACGTTTCAAAATCGAAATGGAACTCAATTCCATTGAAGCAATCAAAAATGCTGTGCAATCAGGCTTAGGGGCGGCTTTCGTCTCGACATCCGCGATCGCCAAAGAACTCCAAATGGGTGTACTGCACTGCGCCTCAATTGAAGGTGTGACCGTCAAGCGCACACTCTGGCTGATTTTTAATCCCAACCGATATAGATCCAAAGCCGCAGAGGCATTCAGTCAGGAAATCTTACCCCAGTTTGCTACTCCAGGATGGAACCAAGACCTGATAAAATTGTCACAAAAAAAACTAGTAGTAAATACATTTGATGTAGCAACACCCAGTTCCTCTGACGAGGGCTGATACTGGTCAATAGTCAATAGTCATTAGTTAAGGGCTACAGGCTATTGACTATTAACTGTGGACTATTGACTAAAAAATAACATGGAAGCTTACTGCACTCGTCCACGCTGCCCCCGCCCAAAAAACTATTTTGCCGACCTAGATGAAGCGACAACCCTCAAAACAGCGCAGCAAAAATATTGCGCTACCTGTGGTATGCCGCTCATCCTTGATGGAAGATATATGTCTACCAAATTACTGGGTCGGGGAGGATTTGCCTCTGCCTTTCTTGCACGCGATCGCCGCATTCCTGGAATTCGTGCCTGTGTAGTCAAACAGTTCCAGCCTGCGGGAGACATTAGTGCTAATCAACTACGCATCGCTCAACAATTATTTGAACGAGAAGCAGATGTCTTAGCCGAAATTGGCCGAGAACACGAACAAATCCCAGAACTCTACGCTTTTTTCCAAATTACCGTTCCTAGTTTTACCCAACCCAATCACGAAGAACAGTTTTTTTACTTAGTCCAAGAATATATCGATGGGCTGAACCTTGAGGAAGAATTAACTCAAAAGGGGAAGTTTTCCGAGACAGCAATTTTATATATGTTGCAGGAAATTCTCAAAATCCTCAAGTTTGTTCATGATAAAAGCATTATTCATCGGGATATCAAGCCCTCGAATATTATGCGCCGCCAAGATGGGAAATTATTTCTCTTAGATTTTGGTGCAGTCAAGCAAGTGACAAATGTGGCATCAGGGACAGTCGCCTCATCGACAGGAATTTACTCCGCCGGATTTGCCCCACCAGAACAAATGACAGGAAATCAAGTATTTCCTTGTACAGACTTATATGCCTTAGCTGTGACTGCTGTGACTTTACTCACAGGTGAATCAGCCACTCAATTATTCGATCCGCTAATTAATCAGTGGACTTGGCGATCGCATGTGGATATTGACCCCCACCTCGCTAATGTTTTAGATAAAATGCTGTTGCCTGCTGTCAGTCAACGGTTTCAATCAGCCGAGGAAGTACTGAAAGAACTGTTTCCGCAGTTCATCCCTCCAACTACACTCACAAACACACCAACTCAACCGCCAGTTATACAGCCACCTGCCAGTTTTTCTACCACAGATTTATTGTCAGGGGCTGCTGTTAGCGGTTTTGAAGGTGCATTGATAGCGATCGCTTTATCTAGTCTGATACCATTAGCTATAATCGCTGTCAGTATTGCCATCGTGATTTTGAGTGTGATGGTTTTTGCTCAAACTCGACGCTGGATAAAAACCACAAATTTATTGATTGTGGCGGCAATTACCTTTGCAATCATTCTTTTTGTTCCTTCCTTGCAGGCAGGAATGGATATCCAACAAATAGTAATACTAGGAATTACTGGTAGCTTAGTAGCTATTGCCGTAACAGCACTATTTAAACTGATATATAGATTATTGTCTATGATGTTTTAAATAAAACATCATAAAATTCTAAATTTCTGTCTCAGTCAGTAATTTCAGGAATTTAATCTCAGTACTTTGTAGCATATTTCGTACTAATAAAATTGCAACTAGGTAATTAGAGTTTAATCAAACTTTAACCTACAGTTACCCATAAAATGAGAAATTACTTTCAGGGTAAGAAAACTACACCACCAACTATGACACAACAACATAGAACTAACGAAACTAAAGTTTTGGTTCTAACACTAGCAATCACCTTGGGACTAGTAGGTGGTTTGTTGTGGTGGTTTTCTCACAGCTATGGCATCAAAGCCAGTTATCTCAATAGGACAAAGGTAGAGACACCAAATACTGATACCTTCTCGCAAATAACTGATGTCCCGACGGGTTTATTTAGTTATGGGGGTAGCACTACTTGGGCTCCGATTCGCCAGCAGGTAGATTCAGCCGTGGCCATTGTCTGGCCGAAATTTCAACTACGTTACACCGAGCCGATAGAAGCTGCACCCGGTTCAGGGACGGGAATTAAGATGCTGCTGGGTAATCAGTTAGCATTTTCTCAGTCTTCTCGTGCTTTGAAGCCAGAAGAAAACGAACAGGCGAAAAAATTGGGATTTACACTCAAAGCAGTTCCAGTAGCAATTGATGGAATTGCGATCGCAGTTCACCCGAACCTCAACCTTCCTGGGTTAACTCTCACCCAGCTAAAAGACATCTACACAGGTAAAGTTAATAATTGGGAACAGTTAGGTGGGCCAAAATTACCCATCACACCATATTCTCGTCGTCCAGAAGATAGTGGCACCATCGAATTTTTTGATGAAAACGTGCTAGGTGGAGAAAAATTTGGTAGCAATGTCCAATTTATCGACACTACCACTAACGCCTTAAAAGAAGTAGCCAAAAACCCTGGTGCAATTTACTATGCTTCAGCACCAGAGGTAATCGGACAGTGCAGCATCAAAGCCTTACCCCTAGGTAAACAGCCAGACAAACTTGTGGAACCTTACAAAAAACCTTATATTTCCTTAGATAAATGTCCGCAACAGCGTAATCAACTGAATACAGAAGCATTTCAAACTGGCGAATATCCTATCACCCGACGCTTATTTGTCATTGTTAAACAAAATGGACAAAGCGATCAGCAAGCAGGTGAAGCTTACGCTAACTTGTTGCTGACAGATCAAGGGCAAGAATTAATTGCTAAAGCTGGATTTGTCAGACTTCGCTAATCAAGACTGGCTATCTAAACAGGTAAAAATGACAATTGGAGCCTAAGGTTAGGCTCCAATGTGTGAATTAATTAACCGTATTTTCACTGCACCACTGATAACAACAAGACAGACAATGGCACTGAAAAAGTCTTGGGTAATCAATACTTTCGACTCTAATTTTGAATTGTGTTCAGATCACCCAAACTTGATCAAAATTTGGCTGATCTTTATGGATGGAATCTACTACACTTTTGCCTTAAACAAGCATTATCTTGATTATTCAACTTAGTTCCTGTTATTGACAGGCAAACAAAATCATCAACCAGTCCTCTAGCAAGAACTATGATTTTTACCTGGTGAATATCTTGTACAAGAAAAAACTTCACACACAGGCTTTTTTATCCAGAAAATACCCGATTACGCACAATCTGTTTGTGGTGGTCAAACAGATTGGTCAAACACAACAGTAAGGAGGTGTTGCTGCGCCAGCTTACTGATGACAGATCGGGGTCAAGTTCTGATAGATGCCGTTACAGGAACTCTGATAGCGTCTTAGCTTGCTCTATTAATCGACTCTGCTGGCAAGCAAATGAGATTATCTCCTTGAGTGAGGATTAAACCTCTTTGACGCAATTTGCCCATTAAGCGGGTCACAGTTACACGAGTAGAGCCGATCGCACTACCAATTTGGGCATGAGTAAGCGGGAAAGGCAAACAATAGCCACGAATCACATCGGGATCAGTTTCGCTCATTGCGGGTTCGCCATATTCCTCAATTAACAAGGTGAGGAATCCTAAGAGGCGGTCAATTGTGCGCCGCTGACCCAAGGCACTCAGCCACAACAATTTACGCTGATGCTGATACCTAAAGGCATCCATAACCTCGCGCCGGAAGTGAGGCCAGTTGTCTAAATCATGCCAGTACATCCACAGCACCGCAGTTTGATCAACATGGGCGTATGCCTGGAGGGTGAACGGTGACTGAGCCACAATTTCAAATGGTTGTCCTGCTCCCACAAAACCCAAGAAGGCTTCTTCTGGAGTTCTGTTAATGCGTCGAGATGTTAACTGACTGGCAGTAGCACTCACTTGAGCGGTACCTACCATACGGATCGCACCTCTTTGCACCAAATACAGCAAACCAGGTCTAGCTGGAATGCGCTCATCTTTGCTAAAGGTGCGGCAACGATAGTGTTCTTGAGCCCAATCAAGAATACGTTGCCAAGTCAAAAAGGGGCGTGATGCCTCAGAAAAGGAGGATGGAGATTGCATAGGTAACAAAGAGCGTTCGGCTGAAGACAAAGACGTCATAAAACAAGGTGCAAGGAGTGTCTTTGTGTGACGGGTAGGCTTAACGCCTAACAGCGCCAGCCATCCAAAGAGTAGAGAGCAATTTAGCGCCTACTCTTTTGTTATACTTCTTACTGTACAATGATGGTAGTAAAGTTTACTTACTATTCATAGAATATTTATTAAATTTTATGCTCTTCTCATTTTTCTTTATATAGATAAAACTTATATCTCAAGGAAGATGACAAGCCACTGTTGGAGAAATAATCAAAAGCTGTTCTTATCAGATTCTGTGGATTATTGGTTAATAACAAGCAGTTATTCGTCAATTAGGCAGTTAATAGAAGCTTTGTTACTCAAAATACTCAGTGATTTTACCTGGGCTGAAAAAACACAACTCAAAGAATTAAAAAAAAAATCATCTATATAAAGATAGAGATAATAAAAAAAATATTGTATATCTCAGGAGTGGCGCAGCAGTTAGCAAAATCTCATAATTGTAGTGCTATGGAAATAGCTAATACTCTTGGCCCTAGATTATTGGCGACCAGTGGCGACGTATTTATGGTTAAAATTGTTCCACCTGGTTGGATTTATTTTGAATTGAAATCAACCTATTTGGCAAGTTGGCTACAAAGCTGGGTGATGGGGTGCAGCGAACAACCTGGAAAGATGGGAACAGAAAACACAACTCCCAAATTTAAAAATCACAACCCATCCCATATATTTGCTATTCAATACGCTTATGCAAGATGTTGTTCATTAATCTTGCTAGGTCATCGTGAGGGATTAATTAAACTGCGGGAACCTTTACCACATACAAGCACAACATTATGGCAACCAGTATTTCAACAACCAATACCTTGGTTGAATCATGACAACCAACTTTGGCTGCATCATTCCACAGATATGGATTTACTGGCTGAGTTAGTGCAAGTAGTTGACGACTTGGTATATTCGGAGATTGCTGATGCAATTCACTGGCAAAAAACCGCTTTGAAGTTGAGTCAGGTATGGGAAAAATTTTGGTGTCAGTGTCGCATTTGGGGTGATGTAAAAATTCATTCACTAGAATTAGCTCAAGCTCGTTTGGGTTTAGTAATATTGACCCAGCATTTGCTGAGATATTTACTAGTAGAAAAACTAGGAGTTGCTGCTTTGTGGCAGCTATGAAACCATAGTTTATTCATCAGTATTGTTTCTGAGGGAAATATAACGGTTTTTATCATAGCTATTGACTCATTAAAGTAGTTCGACTATACTTGCAGTTGTGTGAGGAGCGAACCAGCAAGAGCGCCGAGACGAAACACGGCCAGTCGTCGGCGCTCTTTCTGATTTCATAATGTAAAAAAGTTTAAACAGTTTGC encodes the following:
- a CDS encoding thioredoxin family protein, whose product is MVLSVSERTFTQEVLESPVPVLVNFEAPWCGLCRIIHPLLLQFKSQCGEQIKLVGVNADENFKLSNTYRLKSLPTLLLVENGIIRHRLEGFRGRDDLRLALEEIKLTYTNRSKTYNHSQTADLECRTA
- a CDS encoding NnrU family protein, encoding MSTMPNPLFTPSHFVMLGLQFAFAIAHSGGAALRPLAEKHIGARLYRILFALVSLPLAVILITYFFNHRYDGWQLWQVQGVPGIQAVVWVLSAISFVFLYPATFNLLEIAAIQKPQVHLYETGIIRITRHPQMVGQIIWCVAHTLWLGTSFTLVTSVGLVLHHLFGVWHGDRRLSQRYGEAFELVKQRTSIIPFQAVIDGRQSLKWQEFLRPAYLGVAIFVALLWWLHPLLIVATSKIKW
- a CDS encoding LysR family transcriptional regulator gives rise to the protein MSDLPFTLDQLRILKAIAQEGSFKRAADSLYVSQPAVSLQVQNLERQLDVPLFDRGGRRAQLTEAGHLLLSYGEKILSLCQETCRAIEDLQNLQGGTLIVGASQTTGTYLLPRMIGMFRQKYPDVAVQLHVHSTRRTAWSVANGQVDLAIIGGEIPGELAESLEIIPYAEDELALILPVFHPFAKLETIQKDDLYKLQFIALDSQSTIRKVIDQVLARCEIDTRRFKIEMELNSIEAIKNAVQSGLGAAFVSTSAIAKELQMGVLHCASIEGVTVKRTLWLIFNPNRYRSKAAEAFSQEILPQFATPGWNQDLIKLSQKKLVVNTFDVATPSSSDEG
- a CDS encoding serine/threonine-protein kinase, giving the protein MEAYCTRPRCPRPKNYFADLDEATTLKTAQQKYCATCGMPLILDGRYMSTKLLGRGGFASAFLARDRRIPGIRACVVKQFQPAGDISANQLRIAQQLFEREADVLAEIGREHEQIPELYAFFQITVPSFTQPNHEEQFFYLVQEYIDGLNLEEELTQKGKFSETAILYMLQEILKILKFVHDKSIIHRDIKPSNIMRRQDGKLFLLDFGAVKQVTNVASGTVASSTGIYSAGFAPPEQMTGNQVFPCTDLYALAVTAVTLLTGESATQLFDPLINQWTWRSHVDIDPHLANVLDKMLLPAVSQRFQSAEEVLKELFPQFIPPTTLTNTPTQPPVIQPPASFSTTDLLSGAAVSGFEGALIAIALSSLIPLAIIAVSIAIVILSVMVFAQTRRWIKTTNLLIVAAITFAIILFVPSLQAGMDIQQIVILGITGSLVAIAVTALFKLIYRLLSMMF
- a CDS encoding PstS family phosphate ABC transporter substrate-binding protein; its protein translation is MTQQHRTNETKVLVLTLAITLGLVGGLLWWFSHSYGIKASYLNRTKVETPNTDTFSQITDVPTGLFSYGGSTTWAPIRQQVDSAVAIVWPKFQLRYTEPIEAAPGSGTGIKMLLGNQLAFSQSSRALKPEENEQAKKLGFTLKAVPVAIDGIAIAVHPNLNLPGLTLTQLKDIYTGKVNNWEQLGGPKLPITPYSRRPEDSGTIEFFDENVLGGEKFGSNVQFIDTTTNALKEVAKNPGAIYYASAPEVIGQCSIKALPLGKQPDKLVEPYKKPYISLDKCPQQRNQLNTEAFQTGEYPITRRLFVIVKQNGQSDQQAGEAYANLLLTDQGQELIAKAGFVRLR
- a CDS encoding Crp/Fnr family transcriptional regulator, whose product is MTSLSSAERSLLPMQSPSSFSEASRPFLTWQRILDWAQEHYRCRTFSKDERIPARPGLLYLVQRGAIRMVGTAQVSATASQLTSRRINRTPEEAFLGFVGAGQPFEIVAQSPFTLQAYAHVDQTAVLWMYWHDLDNWPHFRREVMDAFRYQHQRKLLWLSALGQRRTIDRLLGFLTLLIEEYGEPAMSETDPDVIRGYCLPFPLTHAQIGSAIGSTRVTVTRLMGKLRQRGLILTQGDNLICLPAESINRAS
- a CDS encoding DALR anticodon-binding domain-containing protein produces the protein MEIANTLGPRLLATSGDVFMVKIVPPGWIYFELKSTYLASWLQSWVMGCSEQPGKMGTENTTPKFKNHNPSHIFAIQYAYARCCSLILLGHREGLIKLREPLPHTSTTLWQPVFQQPIPWLNHDNQLWLHHSTDMDLLAELVQVVDDLVYSEIADAIHWQKTALKLSQVWEKFWCQCRIWGDVKIHSLELAQARLGLVILTQHLLRYLLVEKLGVAALWQL